One segment of Dama dama isolate Ldn47 chromosome 15, ASM3311817v1, whole genome shotgun sequence DNA contains the following:
- the CHCHD1 gene encoding small ribosomal subunit protein mS37 encodes MATPSLRGRLARLGNPRKPILKPNKPLILADHVGERRREKGEATCITEMSIMMACWKQNEFRDEACKKEIRDFFDCASRAEAARKMRSIQEDLGELGSLPPKKLNKLLQRFPNKPHVS; translated from the exons ATGGCGACGCCAAGCCTCCGCGGTCGGCTAGCACGGCTTGGGAACCCGCGGAAGCCTATACTGAAGCCCAATAAGCCCCTCATCCTAGCTGACCATGTCGGGGAACGGCGCCGGGAGAAGGGCG AGGCGACCTGTATCACGGAGATGTCGATAATGATGGCCTGCTGGAAGCAGAATGAATTCCGCGACGAAGCGTGCAAAAAAGAGATCCGGGACTTCTTCGATTGTGCTTCGCGGGCTGAG gCAGCCCGAAAAATGAGATCAATCCAGGAGGATCTGGGAGAGTTGGGGAGTTTACCCCCCAAGAAATTGAATAAGCTGCTACAGAGGTTTCCTAACAAACCTCACGTcagctga